One genomic region from Selenihalanaerobacter shriftii encodes:
- a CDS encoding GNAT family N-acetyltransferase, producing MEQIVYTNEGKVLLREAIQDDVPKIVELYEELPKNEYWEAEELAQSHYDLIEETNGTTYVAVLGEEVIGHTEVVLPNTKDKHAFLIKLQIKDDLRRRKFGIELVRYSMIMVKKEGYLGYAVWPDADKSKGLFKKLGLEEIKTNQEIKFKVKEEMPSVSGEVLEEIETVEDLKEFRMVVGYKYAPDFVWNRGFKLAKQEVLNYKTPIIKKVSVEGGEGIIFCDNRNLFIAVPEAEEENAELISDLVKYGSQIAKDADELLTYIDSDIWEIIKEEFDDYWEIEMDKARLEMKMEFE from the coding sequence ATGGAACAGATTGTATATACTAATGAAGGTAAAGTATTATTAAGAGAGGCTATTCAAGATGACGTGCCTAAAATTGTAGAACTCTATGAGGAATTACCTAAGAATGAATATTGGGAGGCAGAAGAATTAGCACAAAGTCATTATGATTTAATTGAGGAGACTAATGGAACTACATATGTAGCTGTCTTAGGTGAAGAGGTAATCGGTCATACAGAAGTAGTTTTGCCTAACACCAAAGATAAACATGCTTTTTTAATTAAACTACAAATCAAGGATGATCTTAGGCGTCGTAAATTTGGTATTGAATTAGTCCGTTATTCGATGATTATGGTAAAGAAAGAAGGGTATTTAGGGTATGCTGTTTGGCCAGATGCAGATAAGTCTAAAGGTCTCTTCAAGAAATTAGGTCTTGAAGAGATAAAAACGAATCAGGAGATTAAGTTTAAGGTTAAAGAAGAAATGCCAAGTGTGTCAGGTGAAGTGTTAGAAGAAATAGAAACCGTAGAAGATTTGAAAGAGTTTAGAATGGTAGTTGGATATAAGTATGCACCGGACTTTGTTTGGAATCGTGGTTTTAAACTAGCTAAACAAGAGGTGTTAAATTATAAAACTCCAATTATCAAGAAGGTTAGTGTAGAAGGTGGAGAGGGAATAATCTTTTGTGATAATAGAAATCTATTTATTGCAGTTCCTGAAGCAGAAGAAGAGAATGCTGAATTAATTAGTGATTTAGTTAAATATGGCTCTCAAATTGCTAAAGATGCAGATGAATTATTAACTTATATTGATTCAGATATATGGGAGATCATAAAAGAAGAATTTGATGATTATTGGGAAATCGAAATGGATAAAGCACGTCTAGAAATGAAAATGGAATTTGAATAA